The following are encoded in a window of Mycobacterium decipiens genomic DNA:
- a CDS encoding adenylate/guanylate cyclase domain-containing protein, translating to MSATKTTALRVGRALKTVARQNGRLPETPAYGSWLLGCVSESPRRRRVRIQSMLTGAILVTNLTGAVIAALLLTVAFPKPSVFSDAPPWVTFGIVPAYNVLAFVVGAYWLTSQTARALRWAIEERTPSQDEARNAFLVPLRVAMAVLFLWGVAGALWTTLYGLANDLFIPRFLFATGIIGVVTATSCYLLTEFALRPVAAQALEVGAAPQSLVRGIVGRTMLVWLLCSGIPNVGIALTAIFEDTYWDLSSHEYMIAVLILWAPVLIFGFILMWILAWLTATPVRVVRAALKRVEQGDLSGDLVVFDGTELGELQRGFNAMVNGLRERERVRDLFGRHVGREVAAAAERERPKLGGEERHVAIVFVDIAGSTQLLTSRPAAEVVTILNRFFAVIVEEANRYRGLVNKFQGDAALTIFGAPNRLDHPEDAALAAARAIADRVANETPECHAGIGVAAGQVVAGNVGAHERFEYTVIGEPVNEAARLCELAKSHPDRLLATADALRGATENERARWSLGEAVTLRGYDQPTRLASPVAGPQPMPGSAPRG from the coding sequence ATGTCGGCCACAAAGACCACGGCGCTGCGCGTGGGTCGGGCGCTCAAGACAGTAGCCCGTCAGAACGGCAGGCTCCCCGAGACCCCCGCGTACGGCTCATGGCTGCTGGGGTGCGTTTCGGAAAGCCCACGACGACGGCGAGTACGCATCCAGAGCATGTTGACCGGCGCCATTCTGGTCACGAACCTGACCGGAGCCGTCATCGCGGCCCTGCTCCTGACGGTCGCTTTTCCGAAACCGAGCGTGTTTTCCGACGCCCCGCCTTGGGTGACATTCGGGATCGTCCCGGCCTACAACGTGCTCGCCTTCGTAGTGGGCGCCTATTGGCTCACCAGCCAAACGGCTCGGGCGTTGCGGTGGGCAATTGAGGAACGCACCCCCAGCCAAGATGAGGCGCGCAATGCTTTCCTAGTCCCGCTACGAGTGGCAATGGCTGTTCTCTTTCTGTGGGGAGTCGCGGGTGCGCTGTGGACCACGCTCTACGGCCTGGCCAACGATCTGTTTATCCCGCGGTTCCTGTTCGCGACAGGCATCATCGGCGTCGTGACGGCCACCAGCTGTTATTTGCTGACCGAGTTCGCACTGCGGCCGGTGGCCGCCCAGGCACTCGAAGTCGGAGCAGCACCACAATCGCTCGTGCGAGGCATCGTGGGCCGAACCATGCTGGTGTGGCTGCTCTGTTCGGGCATTCCGAACGTCGGTATCGCCCTCACCGCCATATTCGAAGATACCTACTGGGATCTCTCAAGTCACGAATACATGATTGCTGTGCTGATCCTATGGGCGCCGGTGTTGATCTTCGGATTCATCCTGATGTGGATTCTTGCCTGGCTGACGGCCACGCCGGTGCGGGTGGTGCGCGCGGCGCTCAAACGCGTCGAGCAGGGCGATCTAAGCGGCGACCTGGTGGTGTTCGACGGAACCGAACTCGGTGAGCTACAGCGCGGTTTCAACGCGATGGTCAACGGCCTGCGCGAGCGTGAACGGGTACGCGATCTGTTCGGCCGCCACGTCGGGCGCGAAGTCGCCGCCGCCGCCGAACGCGAGCGCCCCAAACTGGGCGGCGAAGAACGCCACGTCGCCATCGTATTCGTCGACATCGCCGGCTCCACCCAATTGCTCACCAGCCGACCCGCGGCAGAGGTGGTGACGATACTCAACCGGTTCTTCGCGGTCATCGTCGAAGAAGCGAACCGCTACCGCGGACTGGTCAACAAGTTTCAAGGGGACGCCGCGCTGACAATCTTCGGCGCCCCCAACCGCCTCGACCATCCCGAAGACGCCGCGCTGGCGGCCGCACGGGCCATAGCCGACCGGGTAGCCAACGAAACACCGGAGTGCCACGCCGGCATCGGGGTGGCGGCAGGCCAGGTTGTCGCCGGCAACGTCGGCGCCCATGAACGGTTCGAATACACCGTCATTGGCGAACCGGTCAACGAGGCGGCCCGATTGTGCGAACTGGCCAAATCACACCCGGATCGGCTGTTGGCCACCGCCGACGCCCTGCGCGGGGCGACCGAAAACGAACGTGCCCGTTGGTCCCTGGGCGAGGCCGTGACACTTCGCGGGTACGACCAACCCACCCGGCTGGCATCGCCGGTCGCAGGCCCACAGCCCATGCCCGGTTCCGCACCGCGGGGCTGA
- a CDS encoding adenylate/guanylate cyclase domain-containing protein — MSAEKSVAQRLGRVLETLTRQSGRLPETPAYGSWLLGRVSESPSRRRIRIKLIVTVYILMANLSGIGVALLLVTVAFPVPSIYSDAPWWVTFGVAPAYATIALALGGYGVTTRIVTTSIRWAIEERKPSPADQRNTLLVPFRVAVGHLILWDFGGILLAALYGMADRVFIPIVLFSVTICGVSVATNCYLFTEFALRPVAAQALEAGPPPRRLAPGIMGRTMTVWTLGSGVPLFGIALTALFALLVRDLTETQLGVAVLIIATVTLIFGFLVMWILAWLTATPVRVVRAALKRVEQGDLSGDLVVFDGTELGELQRGFNAMVNGLRERERVRDLFGRHVGREVAAAAERERPKLGGEERHVAVVFVDIVGSTQLVTSRPAAEVVTILNRFFAVIVEEVDRYRGLVNKFQGDAALAIFGAPNRLDHPEDAALAAARGIADRLASEMPECHAGIGVAAGQVVAGNVGAHERFEYTVIGEPVNEGARLCELAKSHPDRLLATADALRGATENERARWSLGEAVTLRGYDQPTRLASPVAGPQPMPGSAPRG, encoded by the coding sequence ATGTCGGCCGAGAAGAGCGTGGCGCAGCGCCTGGGGCGGGTGCTCGAGACCCTAACCCGTCAGAGCGGCCGGCTCCCGGAGACCCCCGCGTACGGCTCCTGGCTACTGGGCCGGGTATCGGAAAGCCCGTCTCGCCGGCGGATCCGCATCAAGCTCATCGTGACCGTCTACATCCTGATGGCGAATCTTTCCGGGATCGGCGTCGCGCTGCTGTTGGTGACGGTCGCTTTTCCGGTGCCCAGCATCTACTCCGACGCGCCGTGGTGGGTGACATTCGGGGTCGCACCGGCGTACGCCACGATCGCGCTGGCACTCGGCGGTTACGGGGTGACCACGCGAATCGTCACGACGTCCATCCGGTGGGCGATCGAGGAACGCAAGCCGAGCCCGGCCGACCAGCGCAACACCTTGCTGGTCCCGTTTCGAGTGGCCGTCGGCCATCTCATCCTGTGGGATTTCGGGGGGATATTGTTGGCGGCGCTCTATGGCATGGCCGACCGCGTCTTCATCCCGATAGTTTTGTTCTCGGTGACTATCTGCGGTGTCTCGGTAGCCACCAACTGCTACCTTTTCACCGAGTTCGCGCTACGCCCGGTGGCCGCCCAAGCGCTCGAGGCGGGACCACCGCCACGACGGTTGGCGCCGGGCATCATGGGCCGAACCATGACGGTGTGGACGCTGGGTTCGGGTGTGCCCCTGTTCGGCATTGCCCTGACGGCGCTCTTCGCGCTATTGGTGCGCGATCTGACCGAGACCCAGCTCGGCGTGGCGGTGCTGATCATTGCGACGGTGACACTGATCTTCGGGTTCCTCGTGATGTGGATTCTTGCCTGGCTGACGGCCACGCCGGTGCGGGTGGTGCGCGCGGCGCTCAAACGCGTCGAGCAGGGCGATCTAAGCGGCGACCTGGTGGTGTTCGACGGAACCGAACTCGGTGAGCTACAGCGCGGTTTCAACGCGATGGTCAACGGCCTGCGCGAGCGTGAACGGGTACGCGATCTGTTCGGCCGCCACGTCGGGCGCGAAGTCGCCGCCGCCGCCGAACGCGAGCGCCCCAAACTGGGCGGCGAAGAACGCCACGTCGCCGTCGTATTCGTCGACATCGTCGGCTCCACCCAATTGGTCACCAGCCGACCCGCGGCAGAGGTGGTGACGATACTCAACCGGTTCTTCGCGGTCATCGTCGAAGAAGTGGACCGCTACCGCGGACTGGTCAACAAGTTTCAAGGGGACGCCGCGCTGGCAATCTTCGGCGCCCCCAACCGCCTCGACCATCCCGAAGACGCCGCGCTGGCGGCCGCACGGGGCATAGCCGATCGACTGGCCAGCGAGATGCCGGAGTGTCACGCCGGCATCGGGGTGGCGGCAGGCCAGGTTGTCGCCGGCAACGTCGGCGCCCATGAACGGTTCGAATACACCGTCATTGGCGAACCGGTCAACGAGGGGGCCCGATTGTGCGAACTGGCCAAATCACACCCGGATCGGCTGTTGGCCACCGCCGACGCCCTGCGCGGGGCGACCGAAAACGAACGTGCCCGTTGGTCGCTGGGCGAGGCCGTGACACTTCGCGGGTACGACCAACCCACCCGGCTGGCATCGCCGGTCGCAGGCCCACAGCCCATGCCCGGTTCCGCACCGCGGGGCTGA
- a CDS encoding adenylate/guanylate cyclase domain-containing protein yields the protein MSAEKSVAQRLGRVLETLTRQSGRLPETPAYGSWLLGRVSESQRRRRIRIQVILTVLVVAANLLGIGVALLLVTVAIPQPSVFDDAPAWVTFGVVPAYIATALALGTYWITRRTTLALRWAIEERPPTHDDERNTFLAAWRVAIVDLILWGFGAVLLTTLYGLVNGMFIPRFLVAVTFCGVLVATGSYLVTEFALRPVAAQALAAGPPPRRLAPGIMGRTMTVWLLGSGVPVVGIALLATFEMVLRNLSLLQFAMGVLIISAATLVFGFILMWIMAWLTATPVRVVRAALRRVEHGDLRGDLVVFDGTELGELQRGFNAMVDGLRERERVRDLFGRHVGREVAAAAERERPKLGGEERHVAVIFVDIVGSTQLVTSQPAADVVTLLNRFFAIVVDEVDRHSGLVNKFEGDAALAIFGAPNRLDHPEDAALAAARAMADRLASEMPECQAGIGAAAGQVVAGNVGARQRFEYTVIGEPVNEAARLCELAKSHPGKLLASSDTLRGASENERARWSLGETVTLRGHDQPTRLASPREPAEPGR from the coding sequence ATGTCGGCCGAGAAGAGCGTGGCGCAGCGCCTGGGGCGGGTGCTCGAGACCCTAACCCGTCAGAGCGGCCGGCTCCCGGAGACCCCCGCGTACGGCTCCTGGCTACTGGGCCGGGTATCGGAAAGCCAGCGACGCCGGCGGATCCGCATCCAGGTCATCTTGACCGTGCTCGTCGTGGCGGCGAACCTGCTCGGAATCGGCGTCGCGCTGCTGTTGGTGACGGTCGCGATTCCACAACCGAGCGTGTTCGACGACGCGCCGGCATGGGTCACGTTCGGCGTCGTGCCGGCCTACATCGCGACCGCCTTGGCGCTGGGCACGTATTGGATTACCCGCCGGACCACGCTCGCGCTGCGCTGGGCGATCGAAGAGCGCCCACCTACCCACGACGACGAGCGCAATACCTTCCTGGCGGCCTGGCGAGTCGCCATCGTCGACCTCATCCTGTGGGGATTCGGCGCGGTACTGCTGACCACCCTCTACGGACTGGTCAACGGCATGTTCATCCCCCGCTTCCTGGTTGCGGTCACGTTTTGCGGCGTACTCGTCGCTACCGGCAGCTACCTGGTCACCGAGTTCGCGCTGCGCCCGGTGGCCGCCCAGGCTCTCGCCGCCGGACCACCGCCCCGGCGCCTGGCCCCGGGCATCATGGGCCGAACCATGACGGTGTGGCTGCTCGGCTCGGGCGTGCCCGTCGTTGGCATCGCCCTGTTGGCGACCTTCGAAATGGTGCTACGCAATCTCTCTTTGCTGCAGTTCGCGATGGGCGTGCTGATCATCTCGGCGGCCACCTTGGTGTTCGGGTTCATCCTGATGTGGATCATGGCCTGGCTTACCGCGACGCCGGTGCGGGTCGTGCGCGCGGCACTCAGGCGTGTCGAGCACGGTGATCTGCGCGGCGATCTGGTGGTGTTCGACGGAACCGAACTCGGTGAGCTGCAACGTGGTTTCAACGCGATGGTCGACGGCCTGCGCGAGCGTGAACGGGTACGCGATCTGTTCGGCCGCCACGTCGGGCGCGAGGTCGCCGCCGCCGCCGAACGCGAGCGACCCAAACTGGGCGGCGAAGAACGCCACGTCGCCGTCATATTCGTCGACATCGTGGGCTCCACCCAGCTGGTGACCAGCCAGCCTGCTGCCGACGTCGTCACGCTGCTCAACCGGTTTTTCGCGATCGTCGTCGACGAAGTCGACCGCCACAGTGGGCTGGTCAACAAGTTCGAGGGGGACGCCGCGCTGGCAATCTTCGGCGCCCCCAACCGCCTCGACCATCCCGAAGACGCCGCGCTGGCCGCCGCGCGGGCCATGGCCGATCGGCTCGCCAGCGAGATGCCGGAGTGTCAGGCCGGCATCGGGGCGGCGGCAGGCCAGGTTGTCGCCGGCAACGTTGGCGCCCGGCAACGGTTTGAATACACGGTAATCGGCGAGCCGGTCAACGAGGCGGCCCGGCTATGCGAACTGGCCAAATCACACCCCGGAAAGCTGCTAGCGTCTTCGGACACACTGCGCGGCGCCAGCGAAAATGAACGTGCCCGTTGGTCTTTGGGCGAGACGGTGACACTTCGCGGACACGATCAACCCACCCGGCTGGCCTCGCCGCGCGAGCCCGCCGAACCCGGCCGGTAA
- a CDS encoding DNA-3-methyladenine glycosylase 2 family protein gives MHEDFEHCYRAVQSKDARFDGWFVIAVLTTRIYCRPSCPVRPPFARNVRFLPTAAAAQREGFRACKRCRPDASAGSPEWNVRGDVVARAMRLIADGTVDRDGVTGLAAQLGYTTRQLERLLAAEVGAGPLALARAQRVQAARVLIETTDLPFGDVAFAAGFSSIRQFNDTVRLVCDTTPTALRKRAATRFGSGATSAGVVSLRLPVRAPFAYEGVFGHLAATAVPGCEEVRDGAYRRTLRLPWGHGVVSLTPAPDHVRCQLVLDDFRDLMTATARCRRLLDLDADPEAIVEALSDDPDLRAVVAKAPGQRIPRTVDEAELAVRAVLGQQVSTKAARTLVGRLVTGYGESVHDRHGGLTHAFPSVAQLAEIDPAHLAVPKARQRTLSALLAGLADGSIALDAGCDWSRARGQLLALPGVGPWTAEVIAMRGLGDPDAFPASDLGLRLAAKQLGLPAQQRTLVEHSARWRPWRSYATQHLWTTLEHPVNHWPPKEIA, from the coding sequence GTGCATGAAGATTTCGAACATTGCTATCGAGCCGTACAGTCCAAGGACGCTCGGTTCGACGGCTGGTTCGTCATCGCGGTACTGACCACGCGGATCTACTGCCGGCCCAGCTGTCCCGTCCGGCCACCGTTCGCCCGCAACGTGAGGTTCCTACCAACCGCAGCGGCCGCTCAGCGGGAAGGCTTTCGCGCCTGTAAGCGGTGCCGTCCCGACGCGTCTGCGGGATCTCCGGAGTGGAATGTCCGCGGTGACGTCGTCGCCCGGGCAATGCGGCTGATTGCCGACGGAACCGTGGACCGCGACGGTGTCACCGGCCTTGCCGCCCAACTCGGTTACACCACTCGCCAGCTGGAGCGGCTGTTGGCGGCCGAGGTCGGCGCCGGCCCGCTTGCTCTGGCCCGCGCCCAACGCGTGCAGGCCGCCCGGGTGCTGATCGAGACCACAGACCTACCCTTCGGCGATGTCGCATTCGCCGCCGGGTTCTCCAGCATCCGTCAGTTCAACGACACCGTGCGCCTGGTGTGCGACACCACCCCGACGGCATTGCGCAAGCGCGCTGCCACCCGATTCGGTTCTGGCGCAACGTCAGCGGGGGTGGTGTCGCTACGGCTGCCGGTCCGCGCACCATTCGCCTATGAGGGTGTCTTCGGTCATCTGGCGGCCACCGCCGTGCCGGGTTGTGAAGAAGTCCGCGACGGTGCGTACCGGCGCACGCTGCGGCTGCCGTGGGGCCACGGCGTCGTCAGCCTGACGCCGGCACCCGATCACGTGCGCTGCCAGCTCGTACTCGATGATTTCCGCGACCTGATGACCGCTACTGCACGTTGCCGACGGCTGCTGGACCTGGACGCCGACCCCGAGGCGATAGTCGAGGCGCTCAGCGATGACCCGGACCTGCGCGCGGTGGTGGCCAAGGCACCCGGACAACGCATTCCCCGCACGGTCGACGAGGCCGAACTCGCCGTCCGCGCGGTACTTGGCCAACAGGTATCGACCAAGGCCGCTCGCACGCTCGTGGGCAGACTTGTCACCGGCTACGGAGAGTCGGTCCACGATCGCCATGGCGGATTGACCCATGCCTTCCCGTCCGTCGCGCAGCTCGCTGAGATCGATCCCGCTCATCTGGCGGTCCCCAAGGCGCGCCAACGGACACTGAGCGCACTCCTGGCCGGACTTGCCGACGGAAGCATCGCGCTGGACGCCGGGTGCGATTGGTCACGCGCACGCGGCCAATTGCTTGCGCTGCCGGGGGTCGGTCCCTGGACGGCGGAGGTGATCGCGATGCGCGGCCTGGGCGACCCGGACGCGTTTCCCGCCAGCGATCTGGGTTTGCGGCTGGCCGCCAAGCAGCTGGGCCTGCCGGCGCAACAACGAACCCTTGTGGAGCACAGCGCCCGGTGGCGTCCTTGGCGCTCCTACGCCACCCAACATTTGTGGACCACGCTTGAGCACCCGGTAAACCATTGGCCACCAAAGGAGATCGCATGA
- a CDS encoding methylated-DNA--[protein]-cysteine S-methyltransferase codes for MIHYRRIESPIGPLTLAGHGCALTNLRMADQTYEPSRVGWTQHDEVFADAVDQLEAYFAGERTEFDVELDLRGTEFQRRVWKALLTIPYGETRSYGEIAEQIGAPGAARAVGLANGRNPIAIIVPCHRVIGASGNLTGYGGGIDRKQALLELENSRAPVNSTKNLTLFD; via the coding sequence ATGATCCACTACCGCCGCATTGAGAGTCCGATAGGACCGTTGACCCTGGCCGGACATGGCTGCGCGCTAACAAATCTGCGGATGGCCGACCAGACCTATGAGCCGAGCCGCGTCGGCTGGACACAACATGACGAGGTGTTTGCCGACGCCGTCGACCAACTCGAAGCCTATTTCGCCGGCGAGCGCACCGAGTTCGATGTGGAGCTCGACCTGCGAGGCACGGAATTCCAGCGGCGGGTGTGGAAGGCATTGCTGACAATCCCCTACGGGGAAACCCGCTCCTATGGAGAGATCGCTGAACAGATCGGCGCCCCCGGTGCGGCACGCGCCGTCGGGTTGGCCAACGGGCGGAATCCCATCGCCATCATCGTTCCGTGTCATCGCGTCATCGGCGCCAGCGGAAATCTCACCGGGTACGGTGGCGGAATCGACCGCAAACAAGCCCTGCTCGAACTGGAGAATAGCCGGGCCCCCGTGAATTCGACCAAGAATTTGACGCTATTCGATTAG
- the murA gene encoding UDP-N-acetylglucosamine 1-carboxyvinyltransferase has protein sequence MAERFVVTGGNRLSGEVAVGGAKNSVLKLMAATLLAEGTSTITNCPDILDVPLMAEVLRGLGATVELDGDVARITSPDEPKYDADFAAVRQFRASVCVLGPLVGRCKQARVALPGGDAIGSRPLDMHQAGLRQLGAQCNIEHGCVVAQAETLRGAEIQLEFPSVGATENILMAAVLAEGVTTIHNAAREPDVVDLCTMLNQMGAQVEGAGSPTMTITGVPRLHPTEHRVIGDRIVAATWGIAAAMTRGDISVTGVDPAHLQLVLHKLHDAGATVTQTDDSFRVTQYERPKAVNVATLPFPGFPTDLQPMAIALASIADGTSMITENVFEARFRFVEEMIRLGADARTDGHHAVVRGLPQLSSAPVWCSDIRAGAGLVLAGLVADGDTEVHDVFHIDRGYPLFVENLASLGAEIERVYC, from the coding sequence GTGGCTGAGCGTTTCGTCGTGACTGGTGGCAACCGGTTATCAGGCGAAGTCGCTGTCGGGGGTGCCAAGAACAGCGTGCTCAAGCTCATGGCCGCGACCTTGCTCGCCGAAGGCACCAGCACGATCACCAACTGCCCCGACATCCTCGACGTGCCGCTGATGGCGGAGGTATTGCGTGGTCTGGGCGCCACCGTCGAACTCGACGGCGACGTCGCGAGGATCACCTCACCCGACGAACCGAAGTACGACGCCGACTTCGCTGCGGTGCGGCAATTCCGTGCCTCGGTCTGTGTGCTGGGACCGCTGGTCGGGCGGTGCAAGCAGGCCAGGGTCGCGCTGCCGGGTGGTGACGCGATCGGGTCCCGTCCGCTGGATATGCACCAGGCGGGCCTGCGGCAACTGGGCGCCCAGTGCAACATCGAGCACGGTTGCGTGGTGGCCCAGGCAGAGACGTTGCGCGGTGCGGAGATTCAGTTGGAGTTCCCCTCGGTGGGAGCCACCGAGAACATCTTGATGGCCGCCGTGCTGGCCGAGGGCGTCACCACTATTCACAATGCGGCGCGAGAACCCGACGTCGTCGACCTGTGCACGATGTTGAACCAGATGGGCGCACAGGTCGAAGGTGCGGGTTCGCCGACGATGACGATCACCGGCGTCCCGCGCCTGCATCCGACCGAGCATCGGGTGATCGGAGACCGCATCGTCGCCGCCACGTGGGGCATTGCTGCTGCGATGACCCGCGGTGACATATCGGTGACGGGTGTCGACCCGGCGCACCTGCAGCTGGTGCTGCACAAGTTGCACGACGCGGGCGCTACCGTCACCCAGACCGACGACAGTTTCCGCGTGACGCAGTACGAACGCCCCAAGGCTGTCAACGTTGCGACCTTGCCGTTTCCCGGTTTTCCCACGGATCTGCAGCCGATGGCGATCGCCTTGGCTTCGATCGCCGATGGCACATCGATGATCACGGAGAACGTGTTCGAGGCGCGGTTCCGGTTCGTCGAAGAGATGATCCGGCTCGGTGCGGACGCTCGGACCGACGGGCACCACGCCGTGGTGCGGGGTCTTCCGCAACTGTCGAGCGCGCCGGTCTGGTGTTCGGACATCCGTGCCGGGGCGGGCCTGGTGCTGGCGGGGCTGGTCGCGGACGGTGACACCGAGGTCCACGACGTATTCCACATCGATCGCGGATATCCGTTGTTCGTGGAGAACCTGGCCAGTCTCGGCGCCGAGATCGAACGGGTATACTGCTAG
- a CDS encoding cob(I)yrinic acid a,c-diamide adenosyltransferase: protein MAVHLTRIYTRTGDDGTTGLSDFSRVAKTDPRLIAYADCDEANAAIGVAIALGSPDQQITDVLRQIQNDLFDAGADLSTPLKDPVESPGHPALRITQSYVDRLEGWCDAYNAELPALKSFVLPGGSPLSALLHVARTVVRRAERSAWAAVDSHPDSVGVFPAKYLNRLSDLLFILSRVANTDGDVLWRPGGES from the coding sequence ATGGCCGTCCACCTGACCCGCATCTATACCCGAACCGGCGACGACGGAACGACGGGATTGAGCGATTTCTCCCGGGTCGCCAAGACCGACCCCCGACTGATCGCGTACGCGGACTGCGACGAGGCGAACGCCGCTATCGGCGTGGCAATCGCGCTTGGCAGCCCCGACCAGCAAATCACGGATGTGTTGCGGCAGATCCAGAATGACCTGTTCGACGCGGGAGCGGATCTATCGACCCCCTTGAAAGATCCGGTGGAAAGCCCCGGGCATCCTGCGCTGCGAATCACCCAGTCCTATGTCGATCGGCTCGAAGGGTGGTGTGACGCATATAACGCTGAACTGCCGGCACTGAAATCCTTTGTCCTACCCGGTGGTTCACCCCTATCGGCGTTATTGCACGTCGCCCGCACCGTCGTTCGTCGGGCGGAGCGATCGGCGTGGGCCGCAGTCGACTCTCACCCGGATAGCGTCGGCGTATTTCCGGCGAAATACCTGAACCGGCTGTCGGACCTGCTGTTCATCCTGTCTCGGGTGGCCAATACCGACGGTGACGTGCTATGGCGGCCGGGCGGCGAAAGCTGA
- a CDS encoding DUF2550 domain-containing protein: MSAPMIGMVVLVVVLGSAVLALSYRLWKLRQGGTAGIMRDIPAIGGHGWRHGVIRYRGGEAAFYRLSSLRLWPDRRLSRRGVEIISRRAPRGDEFDIMTDEIVVVELRDGTQDRREGYEIALDRGALTAFLSWLESRPSPRARRRSV, from the coding sequence ATGAGCGCGCCCATGATCGGCATGGTCGTGCTCGTCGTCGTTCTGGGGTCGGCAGTTCTGGCCTTGAGTTATCGACTGTGGAAGCTGCGCCAGGGCGGAACGGCTGGGATCATGCGGGACATCCCCGCGATCGGAGGTCACGGCTGGCGGCACGGCGTGATCCGCTATCGCGGCGGCGAGGCAGCGTTCTACCGGCTATCCAGTCTGCGCCTGTGGCCGGATCGTCGGCTCAGCAGACGAGGCGTGGAAATCATTTCCCGGCGCGCACCCCGTGGCGACGAGTTCGACATCATGACCGACGAGATTGTTGTCGTGGAACTGCGTGACGGCACCCAGGACCGAAGGGAAGGTTACGAGATCGCGCTCGACAGGGGCGCGTTGACCGCATTCCTCTCCTGGCTGGAGTCCCGGCCTTCGCCGCGCGCGCGCCGCCGCAGTGTCTGA
- a CDS encoding F0F1 ATP synthase subunit epsilon, whose amino-acid sequence MAELNIEIVAVDRKIWSGKAKFLFTRTTVGEIGILPRHIPLVAQLVDDAMVRVEREGEKDLRVAVDGGFLSVTEEGISILAESAEFESEIDESAAKRDSESDDPRIAARGRARLRAVGAID is encoded by the coding sequence ATGGCCGAATTGAACATTGAGATCGTCGCCGTCGACCGGAAGATCTGGTCGGGCAAGGCAAAGTTCCTCTTCACCCGCACCACCGTCGGCGAGATCGGCATCCTGCCCCGCCACATTCCGTTGGTGGCCCAACTGGTCGATGACGCCATGGTGCGGGTCGAGCGGGAAGGAGAAAAGGATCTGCGGGTCGCGGTGGATGGCGGTTTCCTGTCGGTGACCGAGGAGGGGATCAGCATTCTCGCCGAATCCGCCGAGTTCGAGTCGGAGATCGACGAGAGCGCCGCTAAACGCGATTCCGAGTCCGACGATCCCCGTATCGCCGCCAGGGGGCGCGCCCGATTGCGCGCCGTCGGCGCGATCGACTAG